The DNA segment aagggcgtataccaacaagaagaccggccagattgatgatggtcttgtgagggacgtggtcgacctggtccaaactcaggtgtatgacgaagtgtctcagcttcaaaccgatgatgacgattcgacggcttcgaccaacttgtcccgggttcgaatcaacgaaatcgttgaatcggtaagttttttttttttaaagttcaatttaattatttcttgatttttattttatcatcaatttatattatctaaatttggttatttatatttcagtcggttccaaagaaaaagggacgtttggttggtttgggtcgtcgctcccggtcggctgctccttcttctgcaccaccgccatatgttgatccagaagttcttacagctcagctgaaggacaaggatgatcggatatctgcgttggagacccagatggcagctcaacaggcgggctatgagacccataagaggctgaacgagcagatgatggagatgatgaagaggatgtacccgaacgaggtgttcccgaacattcaagacccgtagtttttttttttttaccaaaaactcggaatgttttatttaactttgaatattatctactatgttttaatgttttatgttttattcaattttaattttaattttaaattttcgaatttaaattttaaaaattttaatttttttaaaaaaattaattttttaaaaaaattaattttttcgaaattccgagggaagaaagttcctcggaattttccgagggactgaaattcctcggaattttccgagggaagaaagttcctcggaattttccgaggaactgctatccctcggaatttcccgataaacattccgaggaatatttcgtcgaaacttccgaggattggaccatcggaattccatcgaaatattccgaggaaggcgtccctcggtatattccgaggaaccttccgacgaactttgtgtcctcggagtttcctcggaattccgtcggaaatttccgacggaattccgaggaaatatgaatttccgaggagatatttccgaggacttttttcgtcggtatgtcctcggaatagcgttattctgacgacataccgacgatttttccctcagtatgccgatgttttcttgtagtgtcctTTTTAATCTTGTTGCTATCCAGCTACTATAGTTCCAAAGCTGTCAACAGAGCTACAATCGAATACAAACCATTTAGGGTAACCAAAATGCTCATGCATTTGATAGAGCATAATGTATTCAATACATATAATACAAAAtgtatcaatactattaaaacagaagaccCTTTTTTGAGGTGCCCTCctgttttgaaaataattacaaTATACTGCCACTCACTTTATCTAAACATAtgcttttaattaaatttagtattttcctaattctttttatttataccAATATTAATAAAGGAACACGTTACTTTGGCATAACTAAAAGCTATCCATGAGTTTAGCAATCTGTTACAAGAGATCACCACAGATTTAGATTTCAATTTTCAAGGATGATTTCTAATATACTATAAAGGTGATGAggcatactttttttttaccgAGTATTTCTGAGTGTTTAACGAAGATGAAGATGACGTTTTGCTTGAGGTCGTGTTCTGGTAAATCAAAGGAGGTTTCAAGAAGGTTCGCATAGTTCCGCGATAAACTTCCTCCTCCATTACTCAAAGGTACTTTTACGGGGTTTTGCTTGAGGTTTCTATTCACAGGGTTCGAGATACTTTGATAATCAGTTCTTTGGTTTAACTGTGGGGGCTGATGGTGATTTTCGACATTCAATATTCAACAACTTGATCCAATCATAGATTATACGAATAATTTAGTAGACATAAATTGAAAACTAACGTTCATgaactaaaaattatttcttcCCATAAGATGTTTTGGATCGAATAAATATGTACTTTTACCATTATCTACCAAGCACGGGAAAGCATAATGAGACACTAAACCCAGAAAAATATTCCGATCACCTACcatatattttactaaatagTTATCTTACATCGTATTGTTATTTTTACATTATGATAGGATATTGCAAAACTTTATTCCTTTTTATAGacataataaaatatcaataaataatttgaacaatatatggatctttttttttgtaatcaaaacaaaatatgaatctATAACTACCCAGTCCCTACTTAGACTCCAAATATAAACCATGTTaacaaatattacaaaataacttatctATAAATTATTCCAcgatttggttttatttattatatataataattaatttaaacaacATATCGATCTATAATAAAAAGATAGCTACCCAATCCCTTTTtagactaaaaaaatattaaccatgTTAACAAATATTCCAAAACTTAGCTATCTATAAAACCTTTTCTTTTTGAACAAAAGTATCTATAAAACTATTCCaagaatttattttttgaacaaaaatatctataatatcctttgtttcatatatttttttattcagttATGTTTAGTTTATGTTTAGTTTGTTCCAAATCTTCTATTTCCTATATATgctgtgaaaacaaaaattcggTTTGTAAATCTAACCtaatacagtagaacctctattcattaataatgttgagaatttaaaattttattaatttatagaaatattaatttacGGAAGGttctttatttagatttttttattttaaggtatatttagtctttttttttaacgctgatttattatgatcttacaattatgatataagaaatattacatagacgattcgacaaccgacaatactacctgccttatgaagacctacgcctaactgcatcacctgagccgtcctatgaagatccacgtctggccagatttacttgcactatgttgaagatcccttgcaAGCCTTTCCtctgtagtctgcataattgtttaataaaccgttttctccgggacttgaaacctggatttcctgtaatctgcaataaattgcatagtctgggatttgaaccccagacctgggtgtagaagcctttaaaccttaaccaataggctacggtgcttccacaaGGTATATTTAGTCTAAGATAagaataatatttgattttagtgtaaagacattaattgttattttttaaaatttgaaatttatattaatttattatattatattgtgtatataatatatattgtataacttttttttgaacacatatTGTATAtaacttaaatgtggttttagatataatattactaaatttcaccaaaaaatattaagtgttaagaaaatataaagataattccattgtgaacataaaataaacgatataataataagttcttacttatataaaatatgtatacacataaattattaatttatatttttaaagggactttatatttacataggatttacttaaaaattattatattattattttatcgacttgtatcaaattttgaaccgaCCCAAGTTGGGACcagaaaaatttattaatttatagagattattaatttatcgaatattaaCTTATAGAGGTTATATTGTATATAGCAactaatatatatcataatcaggGTTGCCAACTAATATATGATCCATTTGACCCTCGATCAAGCAAATTCTTAAAGTTGttactttacaaaaaaaaaagtatatatatatatataatatcttcaTTTTCCTATATTCATTTTATACAATAAATATTAGTTTGTTCAAAATCTTCTATTTTCTATATACACTCGGATCACATAAAGGAAATATTACTCATTCTTATTTATCGAAAATTCTATAATGACATCTATCATGAAAATTACTAGCTTCTCAAATGTTCAACATTTGAGAACAGATCGGTGGATAataatgaagattaatatcaaATCCATTTCTAACgttttacaaataatttattcaattttctataatattcaaaatatatgagaAGTCTTTTTAgctttttagaaatatttttagatttttttggggGTTTTACCGGGTCAACACGTGTTGAATCACAGGTTAATGACGGGTTTTTCGGTTTTTACCAAGTTTTATCGAGTTTTTAATTAACGGATTTGTTCATTAAATCTGAACCGGATTATATACGAGTAATCGGGTTTATCGATTTTACCGTAGATTACCGGGTTTATCGGTTCGACCGCGAGTTTGGGATCAAAAATTAACACTTAACAAAGCTAAAAATTACACTTCTCatgattatttttcttatattttaaaatattgaataagaaattaatgtctaatcacaaaatatagttttcttcaaaatccaaaaatttaacacacaaaaaattaaaataaataatgtacaCAAGTTTAACAAGAATGGATATccagtttataaattattatattattatttccaACCAAAAAATAATCCCGCGCTTTTACTCTTAATTTGCCATATATACGGGCCCATTCCAATCTAAGGTTTACAACCAAATAACCAAATTCACAACCCTCTAACATCTTCTAAGGCCATTATTTAGAGTCTGTATTATTCTTGAGCCCAACTAACTCAAAATACTCTTAAAAACCCAATCACTTCTCACGCAAATCCGTtaggctcttcttcttcttcttcttatcgcAAATCCGTTaggtcctcctcctcctcctcctcctcctcctccacacCAGGTTCTGAGTTCTTCTGTCTCTTCTGATAAAATCATCTCCAGATCTTATCAACACTCCTCGGTGAGAGAGAACTTGTCCTTAAGTTTGAAATGGAGAAATTCTCTTGTAATATCCTTCACTCGAATCcatgagttttcatgaacaGTAAGCTCTTCCAATGAACCAGAGTCTTATTAAGGGATATGTATCCCACATTGGAAAATCAatgggacattaagtaatatataaagggttagggccaatccactaactgctaattggttttaagttggaagctcataataaacccgaatctaacatggtatcagagcccagatCCTAATAAGTTAAACCTCTAATTAATATTAACCCTACCCGACCGGGTATATAGGTCGTAATTGactcgctcgaccgagtataaCTGTCTTAAGAAGTTTCCGAGATTTCTGGCCgataagagccatcatctcgaggaagggtattaagggatatgtatcccacattggaaaatcaatgagacattaagtaatatataaagggttagggccaatccactaattgccaattggttttaagttggaagtccATAATaaacctgaatctaacaagtctCAAGATGACCTTCAACATCATAAcaaattctttatatatgttCTGGCTATAggataaattattcattgtccTCCAAAAAATCAGTAAAGTCATGATCTCCTGTTACTTGCCTAAAACCGGTTTTAACTGGGAAACATGAAACAtcatatgaattttacaagCATCTGGAAGCTCCAATCTATAAGCAACCTAGCAAAATTTTCAAGAACCTTGAATGGACTATAAAACTTTGCTGCAAGCTTCTGACAAAATACTTTTGCCGAAATGACCACAACTTTAGAAAGACCATGGatcccacattaaaaaaaaaaaaacaaatctttgGTGGCCCTTATCAGTATTTTTCTTCATGTGAACTTGATCTTTAAGAAAGTGGTCTTTAGTTTCTCGCAGTATAGTATATCTTGTTCTAAGCATAGCTTCCGATTCACTATTATTCGTAGAGCCTTCTTCATACCATAGTAAACTTGGTGGCTCCCTCCTTTAAACCATCTTGAAAGAAGTCGCATTAAAAGATGTATGAAATGAGAAATTATACCAAAATTCTGTGCATGACAAGAACTTATGTCATTTTTTTGGGTGAGTGGATGTGAAGCATCTTACGTAAGATTCCAAGGAAGGTTACAACTCTCCTGGCCGTCACTTTGAGGGTAATAAGCCGTAGTAAATTTCAACTTTGTATCAGCAAGTCTAAAGCGCACACGCCAAAATTTACTCAAAACACTCTGTCTCGATCAGAGATGATTGGTGTCTAATACCCGTTACACCTACAACCTCATCAACAAATTTCTCTGCTACTATTGCTCTGTACACACATTTTTTTAACTCATGAAGTGTGCATATTTACTTAGGCGATCAACCACGACGAAAAACCATCAATACCCTTCAAATTTTGGAAGTTATTCAATGAAATCCATTGAGATTACTAACCAAATTTGTGAAGGGAGCGGCATGTGTTGAAGCAAATCTGCATGATTCAAGGTCAAATAGTTGCGAGTCTCGCACGATGTGCAGTCAGAGACGTATTGCTTCACATTCTCTTTCATGTTAAAATAGTTGTTGAATCCACATtaggttttttcttcttcaatctCTTCTGATAATAGCATCTCCAACTCTTATCTACACTAAACTAACAAGGCAAACAAGACATGGTACTTTTAACTGGAAAACTGCAGTAACAACATATACAGAAGATCAGAACAGCAAGAAATACCACACTAagtatgaaaaagaaaagagctaACTGGTTGTTACTTCATTTCCCTTGCTTTTTGTTTGTGCACCACTTCTATTACCTTGCTAAAGAGCAAGAGCTACAACTTCAGAACCTTCTTTCTTCATAGGAGGTCCATAAAGTGCAAGAAGCACCTCCTATATGTATCTTCCTCTTTAATAGGAGTGGGCACAAATCAGATATTCCGGTTTTTGGAGGTATTTGTGATCTGATCCGTTTCGTCCGAATAATTAATTATCCGGTCCGATTCGATACGTAGCCATCAAGATATTTGATGTCACGGATATCTATAATTTGACGGATATCTGATTCGATCcgtcaaaataaataattaaatttaaaataaataaaaaattcaaaataatataaaataaatattttactaccaaaataaaaaatgtatttactttaaaaaaaattctaataactaatataataaatctagtaaataaaaatactgtaaacttatataaaatataatatttatatcttacatataattctttaaatacatgtatatacaTGAATATAACGGATCAGATAAGATatttgttcctaaaaatattagtatatgtGACTTGCTTCGTTTTTTACagatattgcattttagtatttgttttgcttAGTAGAGATACGGATATCCAAATTTTTCGATTAGAATCGTAATGTGTAATGAATAGAATCAAAATTTACGAATATTTTGTCCACCCCTATCATTACCACACAATAAACCTCCGAGTGGAAGCTAAAGTAAACACACGCAGGGTGTGTATTCACTTAGTTCGCTGCATGGTGTCATGGTTCATTTGTTCTGTTTAGTTGTTCGTGTCCTATCCTTTGAGCTTAAGTCTCCCACTGTTGGAATTTGGTTTCTGGAGATTTTTATGTGTTCTGCCGGCCTAGTGTTTCACCATGTATTCTTTAATGTTATCAATGAAAATCTtgagatggaaaaaaaaaaaaagtaaacaacaGGCAGCTTAGTCTACGTGGTTGgtgttgttaacaaaagatgGGTCTGGTAACAGAGGATTATATAAATAGCTTTCGTCATCCTCAGTCATAAAGGATCAATCTTTCTTCtccacactctctctctctcccttatCCAAATACGTAAACCATAACTTCCTTCCTTCATCATCTTCGTGGCTTCTGCTCCTCTGCCGCCCAACAATGGCGGTTTTCGGTGGAGCTAATCTTGGCTCAGTTTCCTTCTCCTCTCATCTGCTCAACCAACACTCTTGTTTTCTCTCTTGCCCTCTTAAACTcctcccttcttcttcttcttcttcttcttcaaatagAACTTCTCTCCTCTGCGTCGTCAAGTCCTTTTCAGGCTCCGTAACCGCCGGTACAGATACGAGTTCCGATCAATCCCTTCTCCGGGATACCTCCACCGACGCCGGACCCCCTCGGGTGCGTTTTACTGCTTACCCATCTCTTTATTTTGATCGATAAAAAGGTTACCTTTGGAATGGAATTTAGATGCTTGTACTGATGGGTTGGTTTGTTAAATGAAGTAGATGTCTACGGATTGGAAGCTGGCGAAAGCTTATTGCAAGAGTGGTGACACGTTCGAAGGTGAAGTCGAAGGCTTTAATGGTGGAGGCTTGCTTATTCGTTTTCATTCTCTTGTTGGTTTTCTTCCTTATCCCCAGTTAACCCCTTCTCGTTCTTGTAAAGGTACTTCTTTAAGACTCTTGTTCCGTTTATGGGTTTGTGTGTTTCTGTGGAAGAAGAAGCGTTTATGGGTTTGTGTTTTTCTTACAACTGAAGAGCCTCAGAAAAGCATTCATGAGATTGCTAAGACTTTGGTCGGTTCAACACTTCCTGTTAAGGTAAAAGCcttctttttttcattattcTAAACTCCATAATGTGTAATGACGAATTTGATTTAGAGgttaaatgtgtatatatataggttGTTCAAGCTGATGAGGAGAACAAAAAGTTGATCTTATCTGAGAAGTTAGCACTATGGCCAAAGTATTCACAAAACGTTAACGTTGGGGATGTATTTACCGGAAGAGTAGGTTCTGTTGAGGACTATGGTGCATTCATCCACTTGCGCTTCGATGATGGTATTACTGTATTTTGCTTTTTACCAAATTGCTTTCTTCTTCTGAGCTGTGACATTGATGGAACTATCTACTGTTGGTAGGTCTTTATCATCTAACTGGACTAGTTCATGTCTCTGAGGTCTCGTGGGATTACGTTCAAGATGTTAGAGATGTGTTACGCGATGGTGATGAGGTTCGGGTTATTGTCACAAATATCGACAAGttaagtttttcttcttcttttttttattggttactGAGTTTTGTTAGTCATATGTTGTTGTAATCAAATAGTTGTTCCGATGATGCAGAGAGAAATCAAGGATTACATTATCTATCAAACAACTGGAAGATGATCCTCTTCTTGAGACATTGGACAAAGTGATTTTGAAGGTAAAACACAATgtgaaaatgtgtttttctgtTAGTTTGGTTTTTTAAGCGGTAATTGGATGTTGTTACAGGACAGCTCTAGTGGATCTCCTTCGCTAAGCTCGAACAATGGGgatacaattgaacctcttccAGGTCTAGAAACTATACTTGAAGAGCTATTGCAAGAAGAAGGGTATAGTAGTCaatatcatttttataatttggaaaaccaaaaaaagttGTTAACTGTTCTCTCTGCATAGCATTGGCTTATAACAGTTGAATCATGACTAGGATGACCAAATTGGCTACTTTTGGATTTAATAGAATACATAGCTATTGCTGGCTGATTCTTTCATAAACGCATATGTTAAAGATGGAGATTATTAATTGCATAGTTTAGATTCTTTGTTTCAGGTATAACCATCTAAAGATGCAAGAACACTGTAAAATACATCTTGATCAATCTTTCCTCATTATTATTTCTACCTTCTAAATTGCAGAATAGAAGCTGTGAAAATCAACCGGCAAGGATTTGAGAAAAGAGTGGTTTCACAAGACTTACAACTTTGGCTCTCAAATGTGAGTTCTGTTTTGCTTTGATATTCCCCAGAAGCATAAACTATTATTTTGCTATGTTGTGGAAGTTCCCATtctataaaatgtttttttacatTCATGCAGACGCCACCTTCTGAAGGAAAGTTTGTTCTTCTTGCACGTGCTGGAAGACAGGTGAAAAAGCTCATAGAAACTATTTTATTTCTAGCATTTGTGGCCCATAGATGGATGGTTCTTTTATTGAAGTGAAAGTAAGTATAAAACTGTTGTTAATTCAACATCTCTCAGGTACAAGAGATACACTTGACAACGTCTCTGGATCAACAAGGAATCAAGAAAGCGTTACAGCGAGTACTAGAACGCGTCCCCTAAGAGACTTTGCTTCTTAGCCCCTAAATCAGCTATATGTTCATCTTGCCCAATAACAGTTTGGGTCATCATAGGCATACTCAAGTGGAGCAGCAGCTACTTAGAGAAATGTAAAGAAGGGCAATGCAAAATTGATTTGTATGTGACACACAACACAAcctatgaaaaatatatatatgtttgatacTCGATTCACATTATACAAATCCATTTACATACAAATGTATattcaaatttgtattaataactaaatacaccaccatcatcatattcAAGATCTAACCTTCAAGTCAATTATTGACACCCAAAGAAACAGCAGAGTGTTATCTGTAAATTACAGTTTTCCAATCTTTAAACTAGTCTTGTTAATTAGCCAAGAATAATTAAGCATGATAATTAAAACCAATTTGTTTGTATCTCCCTTACACATCTTTCTTGTCTCTGAAATGCACATGTTCTCCCCTCTCACTCCAATGATTAACAGAGGACAGCCTAAGCAGCCTACCCACTTTCACCATCTAATGTTCCCacattaacatataaaaaagattcttcttctcctccttttGAACTGTAAAATaattcactttaaaaaaaaaaaaaattctttagtTAAAAGTCTTATCATTACTTTGCCTCTAACTTTTCTCTTTTGTCATCTTCTCTTAACCTCCTCCTTCCCTCTGTAAGAAAAAGTCACTAGCCTTCTCTTTCCTCATTACTTTACCACTTTGATTGATCAATCATTCATTGCTAGCAGCTCCCTTCTTGTACCTCTGCAAATTTTCCTGAATCAGTTTCCTTTTTGAAGCAAACAAAACCCAAAATTGGTTAGCTGCTTGCTTACATTTTCAAGGGAACACTGATTCTAACAGTCAGAACACAAAGTTTGGTCCTTTTCCCTAGAAAGAAGGCAGCTTTCTGTCTTCTTCTGAAACCAGAATCTAGTTACTTGAGAATTGCCATAGATATTTTTCTTGAAACCTCCACTCAAGTTTTGAGATGGAGAATCAAAGGGAAGAAAGCATAAAGTATGTAGCTTTGGGACAGAGCGATGATCCCTTTGGCAACGAAGGAACCATTGGCGATCTCCTCGTCGGCAGATTCTGTAACCCTCAAGAGCCCATCTCACCGTATCCCCCTGGGATCCTCCGATTCCCTCCTTATCCGGGTCAATTCGGGTCGCAAGACAGCAACAAGAGCTCGCTGTTGGATCCAGATTTAGATCGAGTTCAGACAGCCAAGCCAAACTCCAGGAAGAGAAAGTTGATCCcttctgcttctgcttctgcttctgGAGGTAATGGCAAGGACTCTCCAGCTTCTTCCTCTCTTACCGCTTCCAATTCTAAGGTTTCACAATCTCTCTCTCAGTATAATAAAGTGTTCTCTTTTCTTTATGGATTCATAAGAGAGTATGTTGTTGAGATGTTGATATTGGGGAGGGTTTGTGATCAGGTGTCAGGAGAGATTGTTGGATCCAAGAGAAGCAAGCAGGATGAAGCTGGAAGCAGTAACAAGGATGATGCAAAGCCTCCTGAGCCACCCAAAGATTACATTCATGTTCGAGCTCGAAGGGGTCAGGCAACTGATAGCCACAGCCTCGCTGAAAGAGTACTAACACCTCCCCCCCCCATGTTTCTGTTCAATTCTACAATGTTGATGTTTGTGTGTTTGGTTATCAGGCAAGAAGAGAGAAGATCAGCGAGAGGATGACTTTGCTTCAGGATCTGGTTCCTGGTTGCAACCGTATAACTGGGAAAGCCGTTATGCTTGACGAAATCATTAACTACGTGCAGTCCTTGCAGAGACAAGTTGAGGTATAATCCGAGATTTTCGATGAAAATCAGTTTTAAATCATTAACTGGCTGTTTGTCTTTCAGTTCTTGTCTATGAAGCTGGCTACTATAAATCCAAGGATGGAGTTTAACCCTAGTGCTGCTTTATCCACAGAGGTAAAAGAATATCTGCTTTTTTTTTGGAGCTGGGGATGATACAACTTTGCTCTTATACGTAATGTGTTACATCTGTATGTATTGTATAGATGGTTCAACCGGGAGAGGCATTAACGCAGTCTCTATACTCAATGGCTTGCTCAGAGCAAAGACTTCCATCAGCATACTATTCTCTTGCCAAGAACATGCCTAGATTCTCAGACGCTCAATTCCCCTCCACCGATGCATTTGTTCAAGCTGAGGTAATTACTAGTTAATGTCATCATAGATTCTGGAGATGTAGACGTGCTCAaatctttttgtgtgttttgattTTCAGACACAGGGATTCTGGGAAAATGATCTTCAAAGCATTGTTCAGATGGGTTTTGGAGATGTTCAGCAACAGAGCAACAACAACAGCTGTAAGAGGATGATTAAGAACCTGAGTCTCTAATGAGAAAACCTTACAACCAGAGTCTCTCTTGCTAATAACttcttttatgttttcaggttctGAGCCAACACTACAGATGAAGCttgagccatgattaagaaggtGTTTGTTTATTGTATCTCTCTGTACATACAGAAACC comes from the Brassica napus cultivar Da-Ae chromosome A7, Da-Ae, whole genome shotgun sequence genome and includes:
- the LOC106357863 gene encoding 30S ribosomal protein S1-like: MAVFGGANLGSVSFSSHLLNQHSCFLSCPLKLLPSSSSSSSSNRTSLLCVVKSFSGSVTAGTDTSSDQSLLRDTSTDAGPPRMSTDWKLAKAYCKSGDTFEGEVEGFNGGGLLIRFHSLVGFLPYPQLTPSRSCKEPQKSIHEIAKTLVGSTLPVKVVQADEENKKLILSEKLALWPKYSQNVNVGDVFTGRVGSVEDYGAFIHLRFDDGLYHLTGLVHVSEVSWDYVQDVRDVLRDGDEVRVIVTNIDKEKSRITLSIKQLEDDPLLETLDKVILKDSSSGSPSLSSNNGDTIEPLPGLETILEELLQEEGIEAVKINRQGFEKRVVSQDLQLWLSNTPPSEGKFVLLARAGRQVQEIHLTTSLDQQGIKKALQRVLERVP
- the LOC106357864 gene encoding transcription factor bHLH77 — encoded protein: MENQREESIKYVALGQSDDPFGNEGTIGDLLVGRFCNPQEPISPYPPGILRFPPYPGQFGSQDSNKSSLLDPDLDRVQTAKPNSRKRKLIPSASASASGGNGKDSPASSSLTASNSKVSGEIVGSKRSKQDEAGSSNKDDAKPPEPPKDYIHVRARRGQATDSHSLAERARREKISERMTLLQDLVPGCNRITGKAVMLDEIINYVQSLQRQVEFLSMKLATINPRMEFNPSAALSTEMVQPGEALTQSLYSMACSEQRLPSAYYSLAKNMPRFSDAQFPSTDAFVQAETQGFWENDLQSIVQMGFGDVQQQSNNNSCSEPTLQMKLEP